Genomic DNA from Roseburia intestinalis L1-82:
AAACGAAAAATCGGTGCATCTTCCAAGCTGCCAAAAGAGAAAAGAGAAAAACTGTTAAAGATCGTAGAAGATTTTCTTTCAGGCAAAGAACAGATTCCATATGGTGTGGTCGTCCGTACCAATGCTGCGCAGGCATCAAAAGAGGAACTGCTTTTGGAATTGGCACAGCTTGAGGCAGAAGTTCAAAAAATCATCTCAGGCGCAAAATATTTGATCCGCTATTCTCTGGTACATAAAGAGGAACAGCCGTGGCAGAAGATGTTAAACGGACTTTATGAAACAGAACTGGGGGAAGTGGTGACGGATGACAGAGAAATCTTTGAGACAATCTGTAACATGTATGGTGTCGGTGCAAAACAGCTTGTAACCGGGGGCAGTGTGAGATCCAGGGTAGATGAAATACTCACCGGACATGGTCTTAAAATCCGCTATTATGAAGATGAAATGGTTTCATTATCTGCACTTAGCGGGATCACATCACAGCTTCACGATGCATTGAGGGAGAGAGTATGGTTAAAGTCAGGTGCATACCTTATTATCCAGCCGACGGAAGCTCTGACGGTAATTGATGTAAATACCGGAAAAAACATTGCCAAAAAGGAAATGCAGGAAAACTTCCTTAAAGTAAATATCGAAGCTGCAGAAGAAATTGCAAGACAGTTAAGGCTGCGCAATATTTCAGGGATTGTCATTGTTGATTTTATCAATCTGGAAGCAAAGTCGGCAGAGAGTGAACTTTTAAATGTTTTTGGAGCGGCACTGAAAAAAGATCCGGTACCAACGCAGATCGTTGAGATGACAAAACTCGGTCTTGTTGAGGTCACGCGGAAGAAAATCAAAAAATCACTGCGGGAGAGTTTGTCCTGACACAATCTGGAACATTTTACGGACATTTGAGTATCATCAAAATTAAGAAAGTATAGAGAGAATAAAAATGAATTTAAGTTTTATTGAGATTTTAAAAGTAATTTTTCTTGGAATCGTGGAGGGAATCACGGAATGGCTCCCGATCAGCAGCACCGGACACATGCTTTTAGTGGACGAATTTTTACAGCTAAACGCAAGTGATTCCTTTAAGGAAATGTTTTTTATTATCATTCAGCTTGGTGCGATCCTTGCGGTTGTAGTCCTCTACTGGAACCGGATGTTTCCGTTCCAGTTTAAGGATAAGGCGAAGCCTGTGATAAGAAAAGATATTTTTTCTTTATGGTTTAAAGTAGTGGTAGCATGTATTCCGGGAGCGGCTGTCACAATATTATTTGACGATTATATCGAAGCACATCTTCACACACCGGTTGTGATTGCGATCGCTCTGATCTTTTATGGTGTTGCCTTTATTCTGATTGAAAACTGGAATAAGACAAGAGAGCCAAAGATCAAAACACTTGCGGATATTTCCTACCAGACTGCATTTATGATCGGATTGTTTCAGGTTCTTTCCATCATTCCTGGAACTTCACGTTCCGGTGCAACGATCATAGGTGGACTGATCATAGGTGTCTCCCGTGTAGCTGTTGCGGAGTTCACGTTCTACCTTGCAGTTCCGGTTATGCTCGGCATGAGCCTCTTAAAACTCTTGAAATTTGGATTTGCATTTACCGGGGCAGAGTTTGTGATCCTGGGAGTTGGAACAGTGGTTGCGTTTCTTGTCTCCATTGTTGTCATCCACTTTTTGATGTCCTATATCCGGAAACATGACTTTAAGGTATTTGGATGGTACCGTATCGTGCTTGGAGCGCTGGTGCTGGTTTATTTTGCTTTCAGATAAAAATATTTTATAAATTTGTAAAAAATGGTTGACGTAACAAAAAATATATGCTAAAGTAACGAAGTATGCCGCACAGTGAGGTCTGAAAGTCCGTCTATACTGTATCAATCACAGATAGAAGGCACCATAACTGGCGAGTAATGATAATAGGAGGTGCCATATGTACGCAATTATAGCAACAGGTGGTAAACAGTACAAAGTATCCGAAGGCGATATCATTACCATTGAAAAGCTCGGAAAAGAAGCTGGTGAGAAAGTAACTTTTGATCAGGTTTTAGCTGTATCTGACAACGGTATCAAAGTTGGTTCTGATGTAGCAAACGCTTCTGTAGAGGCTTCTGTCGTAAAAGAGGGCAGAGGTAAAAAAGTTATCGTTTACAAGTACAAGAGAAAGACTGGCTATCACAAGAAAAACGGTCACAGACAGGCGTTTACACAGGTTAAGATTGAAAAGATCAACGCGTAATCGACAGGGAAAGTTGTTATGACAAAGATAACGATTTTCAGAAACCGTGACAACGAGTTTTTAGGCTTTGAATGTCTTGGACATGCCGGATATGCAGAGGAAGGCGAAGATATTGTATGTGCAGGGATTTCCGCATTGGTCATCAATACGGTAAACAGTCTCGGCTTATATACGAAAGATGCCTTTTTCACTGATTCGGATGAGGAGACAGGAAAGATAAGCTTATCGTTTTCTTCCCCGGCAGGACATGATGCCGATCTACTTATGAAGTCATTGGTTTTAGGTTTGCAGGGAATACAAAACACTTATGGAAATGATTATATCATTCTAAAATTCAGGGAGGTGTAAGACATGTTAAATATGAACCTTCAGTTTTTTGCTCATAAAAAGGGAGTTGGTTCTACAAAGAACGGTCGTGATTCCGAATCTAAAAGATTAGGAGCAAAAAGAGCAGACGGACAGTTTGTAAAAGCTGGAAACATTTTATACAGACAGCGTGGAACAAAGATTCATCCGGGCGTTAATGTAGGTATCGGTGGAGATGATACATTATTTGCTTTAACAGATGGTATCTTAAGATTCGAAAGAAAAGGAAGAGATAAGAAACAGGCTTCCGTTTATCCAGTAGCTGAATAAGATGTACTGTGGACCCGACTATGAACACCCATCACAGATGGCACATCCATCGCAGATGGATGTGATAGCCGGGTTCTATTTGTATTAAGAATGTGACAGGTAATTCACATGTATTCAAAGTCAGGTTGAACCCTGCTTTATGTACGTGTTTTTGTTAAATTTGAGGTAGAAAAATATGTTTGCAGACAGAGCAACAATTATTATAAAATCAGGAAAAGGCGGGGATGGTCATGTCAGTTTCCGCAGGGAAAAATATGTGCCGGACGGCGGTCCGGATGGCGGAGACGGCGGCCGCGGCGGTGATATCGTATTCGTGGTCGATGACGGTTTAAATACACTTACCGACTATCGTCACAGAAGAAAGTTTGCCGCACAGCCTGGAGAAGAAGGCGGAAAACGCAACTGTCATGGAAAGAACGGCGAGGATCTGATCTTAAAAGTTCCGGCAGGAACTGTGATCAAAGATGCAGAGTCCGGAAAAGTAATTGCTGATATGTCCGGTGACAACCGCAGACAGGTGATCTTAAAAGGCGGCCGCGGCGGTCTTGGAAACCAGCATTTTGCAACATCTACCATGCAGGCGCCGAAATATGCACAGCCGGGTGGAGATGCCATTGAACTGGAAGTAAAATTGGAATTAAAGGTGATCGCGGACGTCGGTCTGGTCGGTTTTCCGAATGTTGGAAAGTCAACGTTATTGTCAAGGGTAACCAATGCACAGCCAAAGATCGCCAATTACCATTTTACAACCTTACAGCCAAACCTTGGTGTCGTAGACTTAGATGGTGCGAAGGGATTTGTCATTGCCGACATTCCGGGACTCATTGAGGGGGCATCTGAAGGTGTCGGACTCGGACTTGAGTTTTTGCGTCATATTGAGCGTACAAAAGTCATGATCCATGTGGTCGATGCAGCCGGAACCGAAGGACGTGATCCAATCGCAGATATCCGTGCTATCATGAAGGAATTAGAGGCATATGATCCGAAACTTTTAGAAAAGCCGCAGGTGATTGCAGCAAACAAGATGGATGCGGTGTACGGTGATGAGAATGAGATCGTCCAGTCTTTAAGACGGGAGTTCGAAAAAGACGGAATCCGTGTATTCCCGATTTCTGCAGTCAGCGGAAAGGGATTAAAAGAGTTGCTGTATCATGTTCAGGAGCTGCTCGATCACTGCGACAGCGAGCCGGTGATCTATGAGCCTGAATTTGATCCGGCACTGCGATTCTTTAAGGATGAGCCTTATACGATTTCACAGGCGGCAGATGGAGCATTTGAGATTGAGGGACCAAAGATCGAAAAAATGCTTGGTTATACCAATATCGATTCTGAAAAAGGATTTTTATTCTTCCAGAAGTTTATGAAGGAACAGGGTATATTAAAAGAATTAGAAGCCCAGGGAATCGAAGATGGCGATACTGTGCGTATGTATGGATTTGAATTTGATTATTATAAATAATAAGAAACTGATGTGATATTAATGGCACTGGGAAACGGTGCGGAAATGAGGAATGTTATGGCATTAACAAGTAAACAGCGTGCATACCTTGGCGGATGTGCAAGCACGATGGATCCGATCTTTCATATTGGAAAAGCAAGCCTTACACCGGAGATCATTACAGCGTTAGACGAAGCATTAGAAAAGAGAGAGCTGATCAAGGTGGCTGTATTAAAAAACTGTATTGATGATCCGAGAGAGATTGCTGCAGTGACTGCAGAGCGGACACGTTCTGAGGTTGTGAAGGTAATTGGAAAGAAGATCGTTTTATTCCGTCAGGCGAAGAAAAATACCAAGTACGAACTGCCGGGCTGATATGGAAGATGCAGAGTGCAGGATCGGACAAAAGCATTTAAAGAGGGTAGGCATTTTAGGCGGTTCTTTTGATCCGATTCATAAGGGACATTTAAATATTGCGCAGAGTGCGTATGAAGAATTTGCATTGGATGAAGTATGGTTTATTCCCGCCGGACATTCTCCCAATAAAGACGAGAAAAAAATGACAGCGGCAGATATCCGGGCGGAAATGACAGCTCTGGCTATCTATGATATTCCATATTTTAAACTTTCACGAATGGAAATCGATGCAGAGGGGACAAGTTATACTTATCTGACACTCACAAAATTAAAAGAGGCTTGTCCGGATACTGATTTTTTCTTTATTATGGGGGCTGACTCCCTTGATTATTTAGAAAAATGGTATCATCCTGAAATTATCTGTGAGAAGGCAGTTATTTTGGCCGCAGTACGTGATGATATGGATTTGTCGGAGGTTGAGAAAAAGATTTCTGCCTTAAAACAGCTATTTCCTGCTGAAATCTATCCAATCGAGGGTGGAAAAACAGATATTTCATCCAGTGAGATCCGTGCGGCTTTAAGACGCGGAAAAACAGATATTTCGCTGATTCCGCCTAAAGTACTGGCATATATTCAGGAACATCATTTGTATGGGGAGGATTAGATGATAAGACATGCAATTATGTCTGCGCAAATCTGACGGCAGCGTCTCTTCGCAATAAGCTGGTCTGAAATGGAGATTATCATGGAATTAAATGAAATTCGAAAAAAGTTAAAAAAAGAACTGGATAAGGGTCGTTATGAGCACACGAAAGGTGTTATGTACACTGCGGGCTGTCTTGCCATGGCACATGAGTATTCCATGGAAAAGGCAATGCTTGCAGGATTACTTCATGACTGTGCAAAGTGTATCCCAAATGATCAGAAAATAGAAATGTGTGAAAAAAAACACATTCTGATCAATCCGGTAGAATATAAAAGCCCGTATCTGCTGCATGCAAAATTAGGGGCATTTTTGGCGGAAACGGTATATGAAGTATCGGATCCACAGATTTTACATGCAATCAAAGTGCATACGACCGGTGAACCGGATATGAGCCTCTTAGACAAAATCATTTATATTGCGGATTATATTGAGCCTGGGCGGGATAAGGCAGAAAACCTTCCCTATATAAGGAAGATCGCTTTTGAAGATCTGGATGTCTGTATGGCGGAAATCCTGCATGATACGCTGGCTTATCTATCCAGCCGTGGTGGAAGTATCGATGCAACAACAAAGATGACCTATGATTTTTACCGTCAATACAGGAAAAAACATGATTGATGTTTCAAGTTTAAACATGCCTTTCTGGTGTGGTGTATGAAGCCATTGCCGGGAAAATAAACAAAAATAATAGGAGAGTGTAGATTTATGACTTCAGCAGAATATTGTAAAATAGCAGTGAAGGCACTGGAAGACAAGAAGGCAGAGGATGTGAAAGTAATTGATATCCGTGAAATTTCACCGATCGCAGATTTTTTTATCATTGCAGATGGAATGAACCAGAATCAGATTCAGGCAATGCGTGATGCGGTAGATGAAGCTTTATATAAGGCAGATCTTAAAGTACGGCAGGTGGAAGGCAATCAGTCTTCTACATGGATTCTGATGGACTATAATGATATCATTATCCATATTTTCTCGAAAGAGGACAGACTTTTTTATGATCTTGAGCGTATCTGGAAAGATGGGAAAGAGATCAGTGTGGATGAACTGTAAAAAATAGTGATATGTTTTGTAAATAGTTTTATGAACATAAACGGAAAAGGCAGCTGATTGTTAACATGAAAATCAGCTGCCTTTTCCTTAATTTAAAAATCGCATAATACCGAATACTTTACCAAGAATCGAACATTCATTCACAATGATCGGATCCATGGTATCATTTTCCGGCTGCAGGCGAAAGTGACCGTCTTCTTTGTAAAAAGTTTTTACGGTTGCGGAATCATCTACAAGCGCAACGACAATATCTCCATTCTGTGCATCTGATTGTTTCTGTACAAGAATCTTATCACCGTTAAATATTCCGGCATTAATCATACTGTCCCCTTTTACCTTTAACATAAACGTTTCTGCATTTGGCATAAACTCAGTAGGAATCGGAAAGTAATTTTCGATATTCTCAACGGCAAGCAGCGGCTGACCGGCAGCTACCTGACCAATGATAGGGACATTTACGACTTCACGTCTTGTTAAGTTGAAATTGTCATCAATGATCTCGATGGCACGTGGTTTTGTAGGATCTCTTCGGATATAACCATTCTTTTCAAGAGTCTCAAGGTGTGAATGAACAGAAGAAGTTGACTTTAAATGAACTGCTTCGCAGATCTCACGAACTGCAGGTGGATAACCTTTGTTTAAAATTTCCTGTTTGATATATTCTAAAATTTCTCGCTGCTTACTGCTGATTTTGCCATATGCCATAAAGTGCCTCCTATTATACGATAAAATGTATTTTATCAATCTTGTAAGGGGATGATTCTGCCCTGTATTTATTTTATCATAAAACAAATGAAAATGCAAACGTATATTCCGAAAATTTGTTCGATTTTTCACTTGACGTTACTGTTCAGACCATTGTAAAAACTGACGAAATTTAAAAAAATATATTTGTGGATAAACTCAAGCAGGATGGGAAGTCTCGTTAACGACTTCCGAATCCTGCTTTTTCTTTTGAAATTATAAACAGTACCTGCATGTTTTCCTGCTTTTACATGGCTGGAATACGGATTTCCACTCCTGCTTCTTTCATTTTTCTGCCGGTTATCCACCGTCATTCTGCCAGTCCCGTAATTCGTCCGATTTCCCATTCGTCCCTGTTTCTGCTATACTTATCCTATACTTAAGGAGGCACAAATGAACGCAGATGATAAAAGCAAACTCAAAGCATATGAAGAACTTATAGGCAGTCTTGAGCATACAAACGGACTACAGCACAGGGTCATCGAAACCCAGTCCTCATTGATCAAATCCCTTGAGGAACATAATGCAGAATTAGAAAAAATCATTGATGATCTGACAAACATTTAAGGAAAGGACGCGGCATGGGGATGGGGAATTCTTTTGAAACCATTACAGTACTTCAATACAGGCTGAAAGCAGCACAGGAAGAACTTGCAGCCTTTCAATCGGGAGAAAAATATATCCGAATGGAAAAACAGCACCTTACACAGGTGCGTGCCCTGGAACGCAGAATTGCAAAACTGGAAGCAGCTGTAGCAAAAGAACACAGCCATGCCATTACGATTCGGAATCAATGGTTTGAGATTTTTGAACAGCTGCAAAAAGAATGCGACCGTATGGTCGCCGAAGCAGTAAAAAAGGCGGATATGATGGAAAAAAGGGCCATCCGTGCAGAAAAACAGCGCGACACCGCCCTTGAAAAAGTAACTTCCCAGAGACGGGAACTTTACAAAGTAAAGACAGAGCTTGATGATGAAAAACAAAAAGTACAGAAACTGACGGCACAGATTAACCGGAACTATGAAAACTCATCCATCCCGTCTTCAAAATCTATCGCCCGCAAAAAAATATCCAACAGCCGCGAAAAAACAGGAAGGAAACCCGGTGGACAGCCAGGACACAGGGGGCACTGCAGAAAGAAACTCACCCCGACAAGGGAAATCTATCTTCCGGCACCCGAAGAAGTACTCCATGACCCTGACTTTAAGAAAACATCGAAAACCATTACAAAGCAGAAAATCGACATCAGCGTAGAAGTGCATGTGACCGAGTATCATGCCGATGTGTACTATAATTCCAAAACAGGTGAACGGATCCATGCACCATTTCCACAGGGAGTCATTGATGACGTTAACTATGGAGGAAATTTACGTGCTTTCCTGTTTCTGCTGAATAATGACTGCTGTACATCAATTGATAAAAGCCGCAGGTTTTTGTCTGATCTGACAGATGGAAAAATAAACATATCAAAAGGCATGATCAATAATCTCTGCCGGTCATTTGCCCAAAAAACAGAATCCCAGCGTAAAGAGATTTTCTGCGATATGCTGCTTTCCCCTGTCATGCATACAGACTGTACCAATGCCTGTGTAAACGGGGAAAGTTCGTATGTATTTGTATGTGCGGTTCCGGATGGCGGTGTGCTCTATTTTGCCAGGGGCAAAAAGGGACACGATGGAATAAAGGGCACGGTCGTTGAAGACTATCAGGGGACACTGGTCCACGATCATGATGTAACCTTTTATAAGTATGGAACCGGCCACCAGGAATGCCTTGCACATGTACTGCGTTATCTGAAAGACAGCATGGACAACGAAAAGGACCGTACCTGGAACAGGCAGATGCATTCCCTGATACAGGAAATGATCCATTACCGGAATGGTTTATCTGAATCAGAAGAGCCAGATCCGCAGACCGTCTCCGAATTTGAAGAACGTTATAAAACAATCCTGTCCATAGCTGGGGATGAATACGACTATGAGCCGCCTGGGAAATACTACCGTGATGGATACAACCTGTACAAAAGGATGAAAAAGTATAAGAAAGATCATCTTCTTTTCCTCCATAATAAGAATGTACCTGCCACGAATAACGAAGCCGAACGGCTGCTGAGAAAATATAAAAGAAAACAGGCGCAGGCTGTGTCATTCCGGAGTCCGTCAAGCATCGACCATCTCTGTAAATGCATGAGCATGCTGGTTTTGATGCGCAGAAAAGAGCAGACCAATCTGTTCCGCGAGATTGCAGAAATATTTGCATAAGAAAACCGATGGTTTTGACTACGATTAGTCTATACCATCGGTTCTTTTGTTACAAGTTTACCTCTGAACAGTAACCACTTGACAAACAAATGTTCGCGTATTATGATACAGATATGCAAACAGTTGTTCGCAACAAATGTTTGCATGTGATGGAGGGTGTTTATGAGAAGCAGAAGAAAAAGCAGGAAAAAGCAGAAATCAGTTTTTTTGATCGCATTATCAATGGTACTATTTATAATAATGTGTTCCGCATGTTTTGGTACGATCCGGGCACAGGCGGCTGATGAAACCAGTGCCTATAAATATTATACCAGCATACAGATTACCCCGGGACAGACGTTAAATGACATTGCAGGGATTTATATGACCGATGATTATAAAGATACCTCAGCTTATATAGAAGAGGTATGTATGATCAATCATATCTTTCCGGATGATATTCATGAGGGCGAATATCTGACAGTGCCATATTATTCAGCAGAATATTTAAAATAGGTGCCCAAATAGCAGCGCAAAACAGCAACAAAACAGCAACAAAACAGTAGGAACAAAACAGTAGTCTGTGGGGATGTTGTATTTTTCTTCAAAATAAGCTATAATAATTATATTCGGCATAAAAATATCCCGATGGAAGTGGTGATATTCAGGGTATATGCCAGGTACGGAGGATAGCGTTGAAGATATGTTAAAGTTTATTTATGTAATTCTTATGAACCTTTTCAGAGCACCATATATGATTCCAAAGATGCATAAGGAAGCGGATCATCCTGAAAAATATTCAGAAGAAGAGCGATATGAGCTTGCGCGCCATGTGATTCGCCTTATGAAAACGACTGGTGGAATTAAGACGAAAGCATATGGTCTGGAAAATCTCCCGTCAGAGGGCGGCTATATGATGTATCCAAACCATCAGGGAAAGTATGACGCACTTGGTATTATTTATACCCATAAAAAACCGTGCTCTATCGTCATGGATCGTGCAAAATCCAATACGATCCTCGTTCGGGAATTTATCGATCTGCTGCAGGGAAAACGTCTGGATAAGAAGGATGTAAGGCAGGCGCTTACAATCATTAATGAAGTTTCAGAAGACGTTAAAAAGGGGAAACGTTATATCCTTTTTCCGGAAGGCGGGTACGATTTCAATAATCGTAATAACGTATGCAATTTCAAGGCCGGTAGTTTTAAAATTGCTTTAAAGACAAAGGCACCGATTATACCGGTTGCCCTGATCGATTCCTATAAGGTTTTTAACAGTTTTAATCTGGGACCTGTGACAACACAGGTACACTATCTGAAACCTATTTTATTTGATGAATATGGTTCATTGAAAACACATGAGATTGCAGAACTGGTACAGCGCAGGATTCAGGAAAAAATTGACAGTATATTGTTACCGGAGACATAATATATGAAACAATAGAATGCATCTTCCATGAACATTCTATTGTTATGAATTAGAAAAAGTGTTATATGATATAAAATGTCATATAGCACTTTTTTAATAATACACAGAAATCAGATCTCACGTAATTTGACATATTTCGCAGCACTCCGGCGTCTTTCATCTTCAAGTGCAGCATAGTGCTTACGGGTAGTATTGACATCTTTATGTCCAAGAACATCGGCAACCAGATAGATATCGCCGGTTTCGCGGTAGAGGGATGTACCGTAGGTACTCCGAAGTTTATGCGGCGTAATATGTTTTAAGGTTGTTACAAGCTTGGAATATTTTTTTACCATATTTTCCACGGATCTGACACTTATGCGCTTGTTTTGAAGTGATAGGAAGAGCGCATTGATACTTCCGTCGGCTGCAGTGATTTTCTGGCGTTCCACCATATAATCCATGAGAGCTCTGCGGACTTCCTCTCCAAAATATACGACAACTTCTGCGCCACCTTTGCGGTGGATTTTAATGCCGTTATTTTTAAAGTCAACATCTTCCATATCGAGGCCGACACATTCAGAAACACGGATACCGGTTCCTAAAAGAAGTGTCATCATTGCCAGATCCCGGATTTTTGTCTTTTCATGATACTGTTGCTGTCTCGCAGTAAGATTCTCGCCAGATTCCACTTCGTCAAGGAGCTTTGCCACCTCATCGACATCCAGACGGATAATATTCTTTTCATGTATTTTAGGCATGTCTACTTTAACAGTTGGATCATCTTCAATCAAACCATTTTTGTAATAATAATGATAAAAGGAGCGCAGGGCAGAAAGTTTACGCTTCAAACCACCTTCGTCATTGGTGTGTTCCGTTCCGTCTTTTTCGTAGTATTTTAAATAAGAAAGATATTCCTCAATATCCATTGGTGTAATTTCATTTAAAATAGAGATTGGAAAATCTGTAATATCCATTTTAGCACAGACCGGATTGGTAGCATGCAGGTAATCGAAGAAACACCCGATATCATATGCGTATGCAATTTTTGTCCTGGAAGAGCTTGTTGCTTCAATGCCAATAAAAAACTGTTTGCAAAAGGGTGGCAGTGTTTCTAATAGTTTTCTTAACTTTACTTCATTCTTTACGTTTATTGTTTCATAATATGCTTTTTCTTTCATTGTGATCTCCAGTTTGTGGGGGGATTTTAAAAAAGTAACATAAGGCTTAAATTGCATTATTGGTACCGGACAGCCATCCTTGTATATTTCCGTTCTGGATTGCATGAAAAAGTTTCGTCTTAACCCCCGGATTGTCTATATTTAACTGCTGTATCAGTTTCTTTACATATTCGCGTTTAGTATTACCGTCCATCGGACATGGATTTTTTACAACAGGAAGCGGATACTTATTCCGGAATCCTTTTACTTCTGCCTCAGATACATAAATCAGAGGACGGATTATGGTAAGATCAGAATCTTCCATGTAGGTTTTTGGGGGAAATACATAAAAGCGTCCCTCAAAAATCATGGATAAAAATGCTGTTTCAATCACATCATCCATATGATGTGCATATGCCACTTTATTACATCCGAGTTCTTTTATCGCCTGATTCAAGGCACCTTTGCGCATTTTTGCACATAAGGAACAGGTGGGTTTTTCATTTCGTTCTTCAAAGAGAATCTTTGCTATTTCTGTATTTACGATATGGTATGGGACGTCAAGATCATGACAGAGTTTTGAAACAGCTGTAAGATCAAAATTTTCATAGCCAAGATCTACGGTCACAGCTACCAGATCGAATTTTTGGGGATAAAAGCGGCGCAGACCACTCAGTGCATATAAAAGTGTAAGAGAATCTTTGCCTCCGGAAATACCAATGGCGATCTTATCGCCGGACTCAATCAACTGATAATGATCAATTGCTTTTCGCGTGT
This window encodes:
- a CDS encoding IS66 family transposase, which translates into the protein MGMGNSFETITVLQYRLKAAQEELAAFQSGEKYIRMEKQHLTQVRALERRIAKLEAAVAKEHSHAITIRNQWFEIFEQLQKECDRMVAEAVKKADMMEKRAIRAEKQRDTALEKVTSQRRELYKVKTELDDEKQKVQKLTAQINRNYENSSIPSSKSIARKKISNSREKTGRKPGGQPGHRGHCRKKLTPTREIYLPAPEEVLHDPDFKKTSKTITKQKIDISVEVHVTEYHADVYYNSKTGERIHAPFPQGVIDDVNYGGNLRAFLFLLNNDCCTSIDKSRRFLSDLTDGKINISKGMINNLCRSFAQKTESQRKEIFCDMLLSPVMHTDCTNACVNGESSYVFVCAVPDGGVLYFARGKKGHDGIKGTVVEDYQGTLVHDHDVTFYKYGTGHQECLAHVLRYLKDSMDNEKDRTWNRQMHSLIQEMIHYRNGLSESEEPDPQTVSEFEERYKTILSIAGDEYDYEPPGKYYRDGYNLYKRMKKYKKDHLLFLHNKNVPATNNEAERLLRKYKRKQAQAVSFRSPSSIDHLCKCMSMLVLMRRKEQTNLFREIAEIFA
- a CDS encoding lysophospholipid acyltransferase family protein, with product MNLFRAPYMIPKMHKEADHPEKYSEEERYELARHVIRLMKTTGGIKTKAYGLENLPSEGGYMMYPNHQGKYDALGIIYTHKKPCSIVMDRAKSNTILVREFIDLLQGKRLDKKDVRQALTIINEVSEDVKKGKRYILFPEGGYDFNNRNNVCNFKAGSFKIALKTKAPIIPVALIDSYKVFNSFNLGPVTTQVHYLKPILFDEYGSLKTHEIAELVQRRIQEKIDSILLPET
- a CDS encoding tyrosine-type recombinase/integrase → MKEKAYYETINVKNEVKLRKLLETLPPFCKQFFIGIEATSSSRTKIAYAYDIGCFFDYLHATNPVCAKMDITDFPISILNEITPMDIEEYLSYLKYYEKDGTEHTNDEGGLKRKLSALRSFYHYYYKNGLIEDDPTVKVDMPKIHEKNIIRLDVDEVAKLLDEVESGENLTARQQQYHEKTKIRDLAMMTLLLGTGIRVSECVGLDMEDVDFKNNGIKIHRKGGAEVVVYFGEEVRRALMDYMVERQKITAADGSINALFLSLQNKRISVRSVENMVKKYSKLVTTLKHITPHKLRSTYGTSLYRETGDIYLVADVLGHKDVNTTRKHYAALEDERRRSAAKYVKLREI
- a CDS encoding tRNA 2-thiocytidine(32) synthetase TtcA, with protein sequence MKLQQLYSYTRKAIDHYQLIESGDKIAIGISGGKDSLTLLYALSGLRRFYPQKFDLVAVTVDLGYENFDLTAVSKLCHDLDVPYHIVNTEIAKILFEERNEKPTCSLCAKMRKGALNQAIKELGCNKVAYAHHMDDVIETAFLSMIFEGRFYVFPPKTYMEDSDLTIIRPLIYVSEAEVKGFRNKYPLPVVKNPCPMDGNTKREYVKKLIQQLNIDNPGVKTKLFHAIQNGNIQGWLSGTNNAI